One Elaeis guineensis isolate ETL-2024a chromosome 10, EG11, whole genome shotgun sequence genomic window carries:
- the LOC140851958 gene encoding LOW QUALITY PROTEIN: large ribosomal subunit protein uL3c-like (The sequence of the model RefSeq protein was modified relative to this genomic sequence to represent the inferred CDS: inserted 1 base in 1 codon) → MSMEAGVGVMGTKLGMMSFFQPDGTVVPVTVVGFREGNIVTQVKTDATDGYDAVQIGYRRVRDRKLXRPELGHLQKAGAIPMRHLQEFRLQCVDGFEPGQRLLVEDLFKEGDLVDVSGKSIGKGFQGKTNSRLN, encoded by the exons ATGAGCATGGAGGCCGGGGTTGGAGTGATGGGGACGAAGCTGGGGATGATGAGCTTCTTCCAGCCCGATGGCACCGTCGTCCCCGTCACGGTTGTCGGCTTCCGCGAGGGCAACATCGTCACCCAGGTCAAGACCGACGCCACCGATGGCTATGACGCCGTCCAGATCGGCTACCGCCGCGTCCGCGACCGCAAGC ACCGCCCGGAGCTCGGCCACCTCCAGAAGGCCGGCGCCATCCCCATGCGCCATCTCCAGGAGTTCCGCCTTCAGTGCGTCGACGGCTTCGAGCCCGGCCAGCGCCTCCTTGTCGAGGATCTCTTCAAGGAGGGCGACCTGGTCGACGTCTCCGGCAAATCCATCGGCAAGGGATTTCAAGGTAAAACAAACAGCAGGTTAAATTAA